In Desulfonatronum thiosulfatophilum, a single window of DNA contains:
- the rapZ gene encoding RNase adapter RapZ, with product MHSTLPEQTSVQEPEQPGQPPRGIHDVSLVMITGQSGAGKSTVLNVFEDLGFFCVDGLPAGLAGQLVTLAEEMKLDRYPGVALGLDVRLPDFALQWENFVQEMDQAGISLKLVFLEARDAVLIRRYATTRRPHPLEAQGMGLDQAIFQERVMLEGLRNHADLVVDTSDFSIHDLRRVIQEKWPLEKETGEGMRIHLISFGFKYGVPLEADLVFDLRFLPNPYFDPELRPLSGLDESIARYVLQHDPGKAFIDRFEDFLRYLLPLYAAEGRYRLTLALGCTGGRHRSVAVSQALLTSLQATGFAVTIEHRHLDLG from the coding sequence ATGCACTCAACACTGCCTGAGCAAACTTCTGTGCAGGAGCCGGAACAGCCTGGACAACCTCCCCGCGGCATCCATGATGTCTCGCTGGTGATGATTACAGGCCAATCCGGGGCCGGTAAAAGTACGGTCTTGAACGTCTTTGAGGATCTCGGTTTTTTTTGCGTGGACGGACTGCCGGCTGGACTGGCCGGACAGCTGGTCACGCTGGCCGAGGAAATGAAGCTGGATCGCTACCCCGGCGTGGCCCTGGGGCTGGATGTTCGGCTCCCTGATTTTGCGCTACAGTGGGAAAACTTCGTCCAGGAGATGGATCAGGCCGGGATTAGCCTCAAACTGGTTTTTCTGGAGGCCAGGGACGCGGTGCTCATCCGGCGATACGCCACCACGAGGCGGCCTCATCCCCTGGAAGCGCAGGGCATGGGATTGGACCAGGCCATATTTCAGGAACGGGTCATGCTGGAAGGCTTGCGCAATCATGCCGATCTGGTGGTGGATACTTCGGATTTTTCGATTCACGATCTGCGCAGGGTGATCCAGGAGAAATGGCCTCTGGAAAAAGAAACCGGTGAGGGAATGCGGATCCATCTCATTTCCTTCGGCTTCAAGTACGGTGTTCCCCTTGAAGCGGATCTGGTCTTCGACCTTCGGTTTTTGCCCAATCCCTATTTCGATCCGGAGTTGCGGCCTCTGTCAGGGTTGGACGAATCCATCGCCCGATACGTGCTGCAGCATGATCCCGGGAAAGCTTTTATTGACCGTTTCGAGGATTTTTTGCGATACCTGCTGCCTCTCTATGCCGCCGAGGGCCGCTATCGTCTGACTCTGGCCCTGGGATGCACGGGGGGGCGGCATCGGTCCGTCGCCGTATCCCAAGCGCTTCTGACCTCTTTGCAGGCCACGGGATTTGCCGTGACCATTGAACATCGTCACCTGGATCTGGGATGA
- a CDS encoding TRAP transporter large permease yields the protein MSATLVGLGGIGLFFLLLIVRMPIAYAMVLSGFLGFSWLITPEAAFRVVSKDLYATFSSYSLSVIPMFIFMGFLAFYSGIGARLFTFAYRTMGHFPGGLAIATQATCALFGAVCGSNTATAATIGAIAIPEMKKYRYADTLSTASVAAGGALGVLFPPSVIFIVYGMATEQSIGKLFLAGIIPGFVLMFLYMATIFIMARINPALGPAGPKFTWKERLAALKGGIWEVFVIFSLSLGGLFAGWFTPTEAGAVGAGGVFFLTLIQRKLRWEGLKRALADSTRTTAMIMLLVAAAVIFGRFMAVSRIPFELATWAGQLDLPAYVVMALILLIYLVLGFFIDALALVLLTIPIFYPVVVNVLGYDPIWFGVIMVMVVAMGVITPPVGMNVYIIKGIAADVPLETIFRGIWPFLAALILCIVILLAFPSLTLFLPNMI from the coding sequence GTGAGTGCGACGCTTGTGGGGCTGGGGGGAATCGGACTTTTCTTCCTGCTGCTGATTGTCCGGATGCCCATCGCCTATGCCATGGTCCTGTCCGGATTCCTGGGGTTCAGTTGGCTGATTACCCCGGAAGCCGCCTTCCGGGTCGTTTCCAAGGATCTCTACGCCACCTTTTCCTCCTACTCCTTGAGCGTCATCCCCATGTTCATTTTCATGGGGTTTCTGGCGTTCTACTCCGGCATCGGAGCCAGGCTGTTCACGTTTGCCTACAGGACTATGGGGCATTTCCCCGGTGGATTGGCCATCGCCACTCAGGCCACGTGCGCACTTTTCGGCGCGGTGTGCGGTTCGAATACGGCCACGGCCGCGACCATCGGCGCGATTGCCATTCCGGAGATGAAAAAATACCGCTATGCCGACACCCTCTCCACAGCCAGCGTGGCGGCGGGCGGCGCCCTGGGCGTGCTGTTTCCCCCCAGCGTGATCTTCATCGTCTACGGCATGGCCACGGAGCAGTCCATCGGCAAGCTGTTTCTGGCCGGAATCATTCCCGGCTTCGTGCTCATGTTCCTGTACATGGCCACCATATTCATCATGGCCAGGATCAATCCGGCTTTGGGGCCTGCAGGTCCGAAATTTACCTGGAAAGAACGACTTGCCGCGCTCAAAGGCGGAATCTGGGAAGTGTTCGTGATCTTTTCGCTTTCCCTGGGAGGGCTTTTCGCCGGCTGGTTCACGCCCACCGAGGCCGGAGCCGTGGGGGCGGGCGGCGTTTTTTTCCTGACCCTCATCCAGCGCAAATTGCGCTGGGAAGGATTGAAACGCGCCCTGGCGGACTCCACCCGGACCACTGCCATGATCATGCTGCTGGTGGCCGCCGCGGTCATCTTCGGGCGGTTCATGGCCGTAAGTCGTATTCCCTTCGAACTGGCCACCTGGGCCGGACAGCTGGACCTGCCGGCATATGTGGTCATGGCCTTGATCCTGCTCATCTACCTGGTACTGGGGTTTTTCATCGACGCTCTGGCCCTGGTGTTGTTGACCATCCCGATCTTTTATCCCGTGGTGGTCAACGTGCTCGGGTACGACCCGATCTGGTTCGGCGTGATCATGGTCATGGTCGTGGCTATGGGCGTCATCACCCCGCCAGTGGGCATGAACGTCTACATCATCAAGGGCATTGCCGCTGATGTGCCCCTGGAAACCATATTCAGGGGAATCTGGCCATTTCTGGCCGCGCTGATCCTTTGCATCGTCATTTTACTCGCTTTTCCCTCCCTGACGCTGTTCCTCCCGAACATGATCTGA
- a CDS encoding tetratricopeptide repeat protein, which yields MFLTTLLTSGTSVLVLAAMLATDPVSIRKFSVPAYAEYHGYSGEIVSKFLRERIRHIAQEAGTARGEVLSVFHDDVSAIEILAERLQLGGLVDAVQEFMNLQVYSVGGYLLLENGEMKIGTRVETAKGEVFFLSASGGRDIRTLINKMAEMFVERVDPYVLALYYFRKEYPSGNFVDAPALVEHCISVLPTPQKQWPMLLKGRMAYRAGQYEEAIASYQRALALDPDFAFALARWGEALVAMGDVQGGLDNMRLAVSKKNATAVIFQLLGDTLARNSFPEEAREAYIQGLQETPDDPGLQISLARLYLDHRQPEPALALLEKAVIKRGDDVETHILLTQALQGVITHRRAALNYDSQFSTATR from the coding sequence ATGTTCCTGACCACATTATTGACAAGCGGCACCTCCGTCTTGGTGCTCGCGGCCATGCTGGCCACTGATCCGGTTTCCATTCGCAAGTTCTCCGTGCCGGCCTATGCCGAATACCATGGTTATTCCGGCGAAATTGTCAGCAAATTTCTACGAGAACGAATCCGGCACATTGCCCAAGAGGCAGGAACAGCTCGTGGTGAAGTGCTCAGCGTGTTTCACGACGACGTGTCGGCCATCGAAATTCTGGCCGAACGGCTGCAGCTAGGTGGACTTGTGGATGCGGTACAAGAGTTCATGAATCTGCAGGTTTATTCGGTAGGGGGATACCTCCTGCTCGAGAACGGAGAAATGAAAATTGGAACCCGCGTGGAAACGGCCAAAGGAGAAGTGTTTTTCTTGTCCGCCAGCGGTGGTCGTGACATTCGGACACTCATCAACAAAATGGCTGAAATGTTTGTTGAACGTGTGGACCCGTACGTTCTGGCCCTGTATTATTTTCGGAAAGAATATCCCTCGGGAAATTTTGTCGATGCCCCTGCTCTTGTGGAACATTGTATCAGCGTGTTGCCCACCCCTCAGAAGCAGTGGCCGATGCTGCTCAAGGGACGCATGGCGTATCGTGCCGGACAATATGAAGAGGCCATAGCATCATATCAAAGAGCTTTGGCTCTGGATCCTGATTTTGCCTTTGCCTTGGCGCGCTGGGGCGAAGCCTTGGTGGCCATGGGGGATGTGCAGGGAGGACTCGATAATATGCGGCTGGCAGTATCGAAAAAGAACGCTACGGCGGTAATTTTTCAGCTTTTGGGGGACACGCTGGCTCGCAACAGCTTTCCGGAAGAGGCCCGTGAGGCATATATTCAGGGGTTGCAAGAGACTCCTGATGATCCGGGACTTCAAATCAGTTTGGCGCGCTTATATCTCGATCACCGACAGCCCGAACCTGCTCTTGCCCTTCTGGAAAAGGCCGTCATCAAAAGGGGCGACGATGTCGAGACACACATCCTACTTACTCAGGCTCTGCAGGGCGTAATAACGCATCGTCGGGCGGCTTTGAATTATGATTCACAATTTTCCACGGCAACGCGGTAA
- a CDS encoding PTS sugar transporter subunit IIB: MNWVRIDNRLVHGQVIEAWVPYLGAKSIIVVNDELAEDDLRQEIVRLAVPANVELLFTTVEGVAKFLDQCVQSKRQRGGILVLFATCGDVQRALQNGFALTTVNIGNLHYSPGKQQLCPHVALSNEDIGCLKSFCNRGIQLDFRCVPNDSTQVKASW; encoded by the coding sequence ATGAACTGGGTGCGAATTGATAATCGACTGGTCCATGGTCAGGTCATCGAAGCGTGGGTTCCCTATCTGGGAGCAAAGAGCATTATCGTGGTCAACGACGAGTTGGCCGAGGATGATTTGCGGCAAGAGATTGTCAGGTTGGCCGTGCCCGCGAACGTGGAGTTGCTGTTCACCACGGTGGAAGGGGTTGCGAAGTTTTTGGACCAGTGCGTGCAGTCAAAACGGCAACGGGGCGGCATTCTTGTTCTTTTCGCCACCTGCGGGGACGTCCAGCGGGCTTTGCAAAACGGTTTCGCGCTGACCACGGTCAACATCGGCAACCTGCATTATTCTCCGGGCAAGCAGCAGCTCTGTCCGCATGTGGCATTAAGCAACGAGGACATCGGTTGCCTGAAGTCCTTTTGCAACCGGGGCATTCAGCTTGATTTCCGCTGCGTGCCCAATGATTCGACGCAGGTGAAGGCGTCATGGTGA
- a CDS encoding TRAP transporter small permease has translation MPSRSTIYLKQAEKHVWGACKVFDAIAGISLIAVMLLIVLNIILRAFFKSPILGTYEYVGFLTSLTVSLALAHCALKNGHIAVGFLVAKLPDRLRAGIDAMTNAVSAVFFIFCAKHMLDYGRSFAASGEVGLTTKIPFYPFVYGLAASLILLCLVLFLRTLEMIGMAVRR, from the coding sequence ATGCCGTCACGTTCGACCATCTATTTGAAACAAGCTGAAAAACATGTCTGGGGCGCGTGCAAGGTCTTCGATGCCATTGCCGGAATCAGCCTCATCGCCGTCATGCTGTTGATCGTTTTGAACATCATTTTGCGGGCTTTTTTCAAAAGCCCTATCCTTGGAACCTACGAGTATGTTGGATTTTTAACTTCCCTCACGGTGAGTTTGGCATTGGCCCATTGCGCATTGAAAAACGGACATATTGCCGTGGGCTTTCTGGTGGCCAAGCTGCCGGATCGCCTCCGGGCGGGCATTGACGCCATGACCAACGCCGTATCCGCGGTTTTTTTCATCTTTTGTGCAAAGCACATGCTGGACTACGGAAGGAGCTTCGCGGCCAGCGGCGAAGTCGGTCTGACCACAAAGATTCCATTTTACCCCTTTGTTTACGGACTTGCGGCTTCATTGATCCTGCTTTGTCTGGTCCTGTTCCTGCGTACCCTTGAGATGATCGGAATGGCGGTGCGGCGGTGA
- a CDS encoding PTS sugar transporter subunit IIC translates to MFFFVLFSLARFGLNIGFLDRPLVIGMIWAAVTGHWETALPAAVFFELFFLDLFPIGTYIPPHGPFALLTTLALAHTFDISQPPAIFMLMLLCLPMAFLGSKLEHAHRRRQNVEYTRMLLSTRSGREHSVAMSSLVGKSFFPLCMLNLVVFVLVMALLVPLTDWLLHHVRGRVLVLPITWPMIWMLGTIGALLSLRSRRVYAILLVAVFLAGGIYWVNVM, encoded by the coding sequence GTGTTTTTTTTTGTGCTTTTTTCCCTGGCCCGTTTCGGGCTGAACATCGGTTTCCTGGATCGTCCCCTGGTGATCGGCATGATCTGGGCCGCCGTGACCGGACATTGGGAAACGGCGTTGCCGGCAGCGGTCTTTTTTGAACTTTTTTTTCTGGATCTATTTCCCATCGGAACATACATCCCCCCCCATGGGCCCTTTGCTCTGCTGACGACATTGGCTCTCGCCCATACCTTTGATATTTCCCAGCCGCCCGCGATCTTCATGCTGATGCTGCTGTGCCTGCCCATGGCATTTTTGGGCAGCAAGCTGGAGCATGCCCATCGGCGAAGACAGAATGTCGAATACACGCGCATGCTTCTGTCCACCAGGTCTGGACGAGAACACTCCGTTGCCATGTCGAGCCTTGTCGGCAAGTCTTTCTTTCCGCTGTGCATGTTGAACCTGGTTGTCTTTGTTCTGGTCATGGCCCTGCTTGTACCGCTTACCGACTGGCTCTTGCATCATGTCCGCGGTCGTGTCCTGGTCCTTCCGATTACATGGCCGATGATCTGGATGCTTGGGACCATCGGTGCCCTGCTTTCCCTGCGTTCGCGCAGGGTATATGCCATTTTGCTCGTAGCCGTGTTCCTGGCCGGCGGGATCTATTGGGTCAACGTGATGTAG
- a CDS encoding TRAP transporter substrate-binding protein: MMNRIGVTILALLMTLVMSAGSAGASGKTVTLRLAHFFPATHPAETVMVQGWAQALAEASDGRIKIVSFPGQTLLAASEVYDGVVTGIADIGLSAFAYTRGRFPLLEVFELPGVTYENSKVASQVAWEAIKELNPTEVRDTKLLMVLATGPGDLFTKSPVRTLEDLQGMEIRATGLSAKTLSVLGAIPVAMPQSEAYEALSRGLVKGNLSPLEVLQGWRHAEVTEYLTLTPFLYNTLFFVTMNQRTWNSLPADLQAVVEEVSERFFQDVAMGLWDTQNEAALKYAVEDTGQQVVTLSDEETARWTELVLPIQVEFVEEMRKKGLPGQQALDLVQELSEKYNALY, translated from the coding sequence ATGATGAACAGAATTGGCGTAACAATATTGGCATTGCTGATGACGCTGGTTATGAGCGCGGGTAGCGCCGGAGCGTCAGGGAAAACTGTGACGTTGCGCTTGGCCCATTTCTTCCCGGCAACCCATCCGGCGGAAACGGTCATGGTGCAGGGCTGGGCTCAGGCCTTGGCCGAGGCTTCCGATGGTCGAATAAAAATTGTCAGTTTTCCTGGACAAACTTTGCTCGCCGCGTCTGAAGTCTATGACGGCGTGGTCACAGGAATCGCGGATATCGGTTTGTCCGCTTTCGCCTATACCCGGGGCCGGTTTCCGTTGCTGGAAGTTTTCGAATTGCCAGGCGTGACCTATGAAAATTCGAAGGTTGCCAGCCAGGTGGCCTGGGAGGCGATCAAGGAACTGAATCCGACGGAAGTGCGGGATACGAAGCTGTTGATGGTTCTGGCCACCGGGCCCGGCGATCTGTTCACGAAGTCACCGGTTCGGACTCTTGAAGATCTGCAAGGAATGGAAATCCGGGCCACCGGTCTGAGCGCCAAGACCTTGTCCGTCCTGGGAGCAATCCCCGTGGCCATGCCCCAATCCGAGGCCTACGAAGCCCTATCCCGCGGACTCGTCAAGGGCAACCTCTCTCCCCTGGAAGTTCTGCAGGGATGGCGGCACGCCGAAGTGACGGAATATCTGACCCTGACGCCGTTCTTGTACAACACGCTGTTTTTCGTGACCATGAACCAGCGAACCTGGAACTCTTTGCCCGCGGATTTGCAGGCCGTAGTGGAAGAGGTTTCGGAACGGTTTTTTCAGGATGTGGCCATGGGGCTGTGGGATACGCAAAATGAGGCCGCGCTGAAGTACGCGGTGGAAGACACGGGCCAGCAGGTGGTCACTTTGTCTGATGAGGAAACTGCCCGTTGGACCGAATTGGTGCTGCCCATCCAGGTTGAATTTGTCGAGGAAATGAGGAAGAAGGGGCTGCCCGGGCAACAGGCCCTGGATCTGGTCCAGGAATTGTCTGAAAAATATAATGCGCTCTATTGA
- a CDS encoding DUF4239 domain-containing protein, with protein sequence MQSQIASGKVNYMAETYAVVLGFFLVTAYEMYQDMQVTVKTEAMSVRALDQVVRSLPDSVRKDLTMHLEAYVHTVVEEEWPLLTFGDWSPQAQAHLDAVFLAVGEIAVSGVEYQASALQAEQLARHIMLNRADRIAAGPGDILGGKLSYVLLVATLIAFAMPWFLFTPYLEVHIILGTLLVVVFISLIVMSAKLMYPFAGELTIPPELFHDYLTQIAGRRGG encoded by the coding sequence ATGCAAAGTCAGATCGCGAGCGGCAAGGTCAACTACATGGCGGAGACGTATGCCGTTGTATTGGGTTTTTTTCTGGTTACAGCGTATGAAATGTACCAGGATATGCAGGTTACGGTCAAAACGGAAGCCATGTCCGTGCGTGCCCTGGATCAGGTCGTGCGGAGTCTGCCGGATTCCGTCCGAAAAGACCTGACAATGCACCTTGAGGCATATGTGCACACCGTAGTAGAAGAAGAGTGGCCCCTGCTTACTTTCGGAGACTGGAGTCCGCAAGCCCAGGCCCATCTGGATGCCGTTTTTCTGGCGGTCGGAGAAATCGCGGTCAGCGGCGTTGAATACCAGGCAAGCGCTCTTCAGGCGGAGCAGTTGGCACGCCACATCATGCTCAACCGCGCGGACCGCATTGCGGCTGGCCCGGGTGACATCCTCGGCGGCAAGTTGTCCTATGTTTTACTGGTGGCAACGTTGATTGCCTTTGCCATGCCCTGGTTTCTCTTCACGCCCTATCTCGAGGTGCACATCATTCTCGGCACGTTGCTGGTGGTGGTCTTTATTTCCCTCATCGTTATGTCCGCAAAGTTAATGTATCCATTTGCCGGCGAACTGACGATCCCTCCGGAACTCTTTCATGATTATCTTACGCAGATAGCTGGCCGAAGAGGAGGGTAG
- a CDS encoding PTS sugar transporter subunit IIA yields the protein MVIGVVLVTHTEYGAYLLKAAELILGPQQDCYFVSVDVTKEVEKSLAQIKASVKSADHGPGVVILTDMFGGTPTNLSLSLLNKNDHQLEVITGVNLPMLLRVLGSRKLPLADLAREAKAAGSQGIVVAGELLRSKVAKG from the coding sequence ATGGTGATTGGAGTCGTATTAGTCACCCATACCGAATATGGGGCGTATCTGCTCAAGGCAGCGGAATTAATTCTCGGGCCGCAGCAAGACTGCTATTTCGTCAGCGTGGATGTGACCAAGGAAGTGGAGAAGTCCCTCGCGCAGATCAAGGCCAGCGTAAAAAGCGCGGACCATGGGCCCGGGGTCGTCATCCTCACGGACATGTTCGGGGGGACCCCGACAAACCTGAGTCTTTCCTTGCTGAACAAGAACGACCACCAGCTGGAAGTGATCACCGGCGTCAATCTGCCCATGTTGCTGCGTGTGCTCGGTTCCCGCAAACTGCCTCTGGCCGATTTGGCCAGGGAAGCCAAGGCCGCCGGATCCCAGGGTATCGTGGTGGCTGGAGAGTTGCTGCGCAGCAAGGTGGCCAAAGGATAG
- a CDS encoding PTS sugar transporter subunit IIA, with protein MILREYLSKDLLLPELQARNKTEVLAELVSALALKWPSFDAETAFRVLRDRESLGSTGIGDGIAIPHGKLEGLEQIVLVVGRSSAGVDFEALDYKPCHIFFMVLAPEHVAGMHLRILASITRLLKNEEFRHAFLTAQDKDHFWDALNTA; from the coding sequence ATGATCCTCCGGGAATATCTAAGCAAGGACCTGCTACTTCCTGAACTGCAGGCCCGGAACAAGACTGAGGTTCTGGCGGAGCTGGTCTCCGCCCTGGCCCTGAAGTGGCCGAGCTTCGACGCCGAGACTGCGTTCCGGGTCCTGCGGGACAGGGAGAGTCTGGGCAGTACCGGAATAGGCGACGGGATCGCCATACCCCACGGCAAATTGGAGGGGCTTGAGCAGATTGTGCTCGTGGTCGGCCGCAGTTCCGCGGGGGTTGATTTCGAGGCCCTGGATTACAAACCGTGTCATATTTTTTTCATGGTTCTGGCCCCGGAACATGTAGCCGGAATGCATTTGCGCATACTGGCTTCCATCACTAGACTGCTGAAGAACGAAGAATTTAGGCACGCCTTCCTCACAGCCCAAGACAAGGATCATTTCTGGGATGCACTCAACACTGCCTGA
- a CDS encoding DUF6524 family protein gives MKFGVYSVLLRWMLIAGIVLGTYNPSGRSYYHWATTSDVEISLKISIGLILFALNMIFVRLTFRSMGLSGALVLTLVVTSVAVTLPRMGWVSLVNLDMFILYVTLFFSFALTLGVSWSALRTRLSGQVDSDDISKRL, from the coding sequence ATGAAGTTCGGCGTGTACAGCGTATTGCTGCGATGGATGCTCATCGCGGGTATTGTGCTGGGAACCTACAATCCGAGCGGACGCTCATACTATCACTGGGCAACGACCTCGGATGTCGAAATCAGCCTTAAGATTTCCATTGGATTGATTCTTTTTGCTCTGAACATGATCTTTGTCCGTCTCACGTTTCGCTCCATGGGACTGTCTGGAGCCTTAGTGTTGACTCTGGTTGTCACCTCCGTGGCCGTGACTTTGCCCAGAATGGGCTGGGTCTCCCTGGTCAATTTGGACATGTTTATTCTGTATGTAACTCTTTTCTTCAGCTTTGCCCTCACACTTGGGGTTTCCTGGTCCGCGTTGCGCACCCGGTTATCTGGACAGGTAGATTCCGACGACATCAGCAAGAGGCTTTGA
- a CDS encoding ACT domain-containing protein: protein MKVEQISIFLENRAGRLTDVTRVLSESKVNIRALSLADTSDFGILRLILTDHERAKQILKDNGFTVGRTSVVAVEVDDRPGGLHSILELLSNSQINVEYMYAFVQQSGKNAVLIFRFDRTDQAIDILQKNNIRIIPGDELYNL, encoded by the coding sequence ATGAAGGTGGAACAGATTTCTATTTTCCTGGAGAACAGGGCTGGTCGCCTGACCGATGTGACGCGGGTCTTGTCCGAATCCAAGGTGAACATCCGGGCTCTTTCCCTGGCCGACACGTCGGACTTTGGCATTCTCCGCCTGATTCTCACGGATCATGAGCGGGCAAAGCAGATTTTGAAAGACAACGGCTTCACCGTGGGGCGAACTTCCGTGGTGGCCGTGGAGGTGGACGACAGGCCGGGCGGGCTGCATTCGATCCTCGAACTGCTGAGCAACAGTCAGATCAATGTCGAATACATGTACGCCTTTGTTCAGCAGTCCGGCAAGAACGCCGTTTTGATTTTTCGTTTCGATCGGACGGATCAGGCAATCGATATTTTGCAGAAAAACAATATCCGGATCATTCCCGGCGATGAATTGTACAACTTGTAA
- a CDS encoding phenylacetate--CoA ligase family protein codes for MIYDVDKETAPREDLEPLQLTRLKSLVERVNANVPFYRRKFEEAGIRPVHVKSLKDLQHLPFTEKQDLRNNYPYGLFAVPKENVVRIHASSGTTGKSTVVGYTHRDVRNWAGLMARAFMAAGVNRGDVVHNAYGYGLFTGGLGVHYGAEELGATIVPISGGGTKRQVMLLRDFGPTVLCSTPSYSLFLYEAALEAGISISELPIRIGIFGAEPWSEEMRHDIETKLGLIALDIYGLSEIMGPGVAMECAVAQKGLHIFEDHFLPEIIDPVTGEVLPPGETGELVLTTLTKEAQPLIRYRTRDITSLNYVPCLCGRTHVRMSRIKGRSDDMLIIRGVNVFPSQIEAILVETEGLTPHYQLILDRQGVLDTLEVQVEVNENIFSDEVRHLQRLEAKIQGNIKEFLGVTAKVKLVEPRSLARSEGKAKRIVDRRNAA; via the coding sequence GTGATTTACGATGTTGATAAGGAGACAGCGCCCCGTGAGGATCTGGAGCCGTTGCAGTTGACCAGATTGAAGAGCCTCGTGGAACGCGTCAATGCCAATGTTCCGTTCTATCGGCGCAAGTTTGAGGAGGCCGGCATTCGGCCTGTACACGTCAAGAGCCTGAAGGATTTGCAACATCTGCCCTTTACGGAAAAACAGGACTTGCGCAACAATTATCCCTACGGGCTTTTTGCCGTTCCCAAAGAGAATGTGGTCAGGATTCATGCCTCATCCGGAACAACCGGCAAATCAACGGTTGTCGGTTACACGCACCGGGACGTTCGCAACTGGGCCGGTTTGATGGCCCGCGCTTTCATGGCCGCAGGGGTGAATCGCGGCGACGTGGTGCATAATGCCTACGGCTACGGCTTGTTCACCGGCGGGCTGGGGGTACATTACGGCGCCGAAGAACTGGGAGCGACCATCGTGCCGATTTCCGGTGGCGGAACGAAGCGACAGGTCATGCTGCTTCGGGATTTCGGTCCCACGGTGCTCTGCAGCACGCCGTCCTACAGCCTCTTTTTGTATGAGGCTGCGCTGGAAGCGGGGATCTCCATCAGCGAATTGCCCATCCGGATCGGCATCTTCGGCGCCGAACCCTGGTCCGAGGAGATGCGTCACGACATCGAAACGAAACTGGGCCTTATCGCTCTGGATATTTATGGTTTATCCGAGATCATGGGCCCTGGAGTGGCGATGGAATGCGCCGTGGCCCAGAAAGGTCTGCATATATTCGAGGATCATTTCCTGCCGGAAATCATTGATCCGGTAACGGGAGAGGTGCTTCCGCCCGGTGAAACAGGCGAACTTGTCCTGACCACCCTGACCAAGGAGGCCCAGCCTTTAATCCGCTATCGGACCCGGGACATAACTTCTTTGAACTACGTCCCCTGCCTGTGTGGGCGGACCCACGTGCGCATGAGCCGGATCAAGGGACGCAGCGACGACATGTTGATCATCCGCGGCGTGAATGTCTTTCCTTCCCAGATCGAGGCCATACTGGTGGAAACCGAGGGCCTGACGCCCCACTATCAGTTGATCCTGGATCGGCAGGGCGTTCTGGACACCCTGGAAGTCCAGGTGGAGGTGAATGAAAACATCTTCTCAGACGAAGTGCGTCACCTGCAGCGTCTGGAAGCAAAGATTCAGGGGAACATCAAGGAATTTCTCGGCGTCACGGCAAAGGTCAAACTGGTCGAACCGCGCAGCCTCGCCCGATCCGAAGGCAAGGCCAAACGGATCGTCGATCGCCGCAACGCAGCATAA
- a CDS encoding DUF421 domain-containing protein yields MMEGIFFSDWETLLRTFIVGCIAYVVLVFFLRISGRRTLSKMNAFDFVVTVALGSTLANILLNPEVSLAEGALAMGLLIGIQFAVTWSSVRAQWVRKVVTGEPALLLYRGAYLTDSLRKARVTRDEVRSAVRTSGTAALGEIEAVVLETDGSFSVVKKSNTPGESALAGIDAPDASKIINKGH; encoded by the coding sequence ATGATGGAAGGCATTTTCTTCAGTGACTGGGAGACCCTGCTTCGAACATTTATTGTGGGCTGTATCGCCTATGTTGTCTTGGTCTTTTTTCTGCGGATATCGGGGCGGCGAACGCTTTCCAAGATGAATGCCTTCGATTTTGTCGTGACTGTCGCGCTGGGATCTACCCTGGCAAACATACTGCTCAACCCGGAAGTGAGTCTTGCGGAAGGCGCGCTGGCTATGGGGCTGCTGATCGGGATCCAGTTCGCCGTCACCTGGTCGAGCGTCCGTGCTCAATGGGTCAGAAAGGTGGTCACGGGAGAGCCTGCGCTGCTGCTGTACCGCGGGGCATATCTTACGGACAGCCTTCGCAAAGCACGGGTAACGCGGGATGAGGTGCGTTCAGCCGTGCGGACTTCCGGAACGGCCGCGCTGGGTGAGATTGAAGCCGTGGTCCTGGAGACCGACGGTTCGTTCAGTGTGGTCAAAAAAAGCAATACTCCCGGCGAATCGGCTCTGGCCGGCATTGATGCCCCTGATGCATCCAAAATAATTAATAAAGGTCATTAA